The following are encoded in a window of Mycobacterium vicinigordonae genomic DNA:
- a CDS encoding SDR family oxidoreductase: protein MTGAQHNVQDKVVFITGAGRGIGAEVARRLHNKGAKLVLTDLGEAELKSIGAELGGDGRVLTVVADVRDLAAMQAAADQAVEKFGGIDVVVANAGIASYGSVLNVDPEAVKRVLDVNLLGVFYTVRAALPSIIDRRGYVLIVSSMAAFAAAPGMAPYDMSKAGNEHLANALRLEVAHLGVSVGSAHMSWIDTALVRDTKGDLPAFGELLSKLPPPLGKTTSVNKCAAAFVKGIEGRKKRVYCPGWVGALRWLKPVLSTRIGEAPLLKSANETMPKMDAQVAALGRSTSAYTHALEKPSGS, encoded by the coding sequence ATGACAGGGGCGCAGCACAACGTGCAGGACAAGGTTGTTTTCATCACGGGCGCGGGGCGCGGCATCGGCGCGGAGGTAGCCCGCCGGTTGCACAACAAGGGCGCCAAACTCGTGCTGACCGATCTCGGTGAGGCGGAGCTGAAGTCGATTGGCGCTGAGCTTGGCGGCGACGGGCGCGTGCTGACTGTAGTTGCCGACGTGCGCGACCTGGCTGCCATGCAGGCCGCCGCTGACCAGGCTGTGGAGAAGTTCGGCGGCATCGACGTCGTCGTTGCCAATGCGGGTATCGCCAGCTATGGATCGGTGCTCAATGTTGACCCCGAGGCGGTCAAGCGGGTCCTCGATGTCAACCTGCTCGGCGTGTTCTACACAGTGCGTGCCGCGTTGCCGTCCATCATCGACCGCCGGGGCTACGTGCTCATCGTTTCCTCGATGGCCGCATTCGCTGCGGCTCCGGGAATGGCGCCTTACGACATGTCCAAGGCCGGCAACGAGCATCTGGCCAACGCGTTGCGGCTCGAGGTGGCGCACCTGGGCGTCAGTGTGGGTTCGGCCCACATGTCTTGGATCGACACCGCGCTGGTCCGTGACACCAAGGGGGATCTGCCGGCGTTTGGTGAGTTGCTGTCCAAGCTGCCTCCGCCACTGGGCAAGACCACTTCGGTGAATAAGTGCGCGGCGGCCTTCGTCAAGGGCATTGAGGGGCGCAAGAAGCGGGTGTACTGCCCGGGCTGGGTTGGGGCGCTACGTTGGCTCAAGCCGGTGCTGTCCACCCGGATTGGCGAGGCGCCGTTACTGAAGTCGGCGAACGAAACGATGCCGAAGATGGACGCTCAAGTCGCCGCGCTCGGACGGTCCACGAGCGCCTACACACACGCCCTGGAGAAGCCGTCGGGTTCGTGA